The Denticeps clupeoides chromosome 1, fDenClu1.1, whole genome shotgun sequence genome segment taagCAATATTCTCAGTCCACACATCTCTAATATGACCCATCATGGAAATGCTCTCCGCACCGAGCAAATTCTGTGTATAGCACTTCATTTTATTGCGAATGCCAGTTTTTTGTACAATATCGGTGATGCGGAGCATGTGTCCAAGGCAACCGTCTGTTGGGCTGTCAGAAAAGTGACCCTTGCACTGAAAAGACCTCTGTGCACCTTTGCATCGTTCCCAggtcacagaacaaccagacATCTCAAGGAAGCGTTCCACAGAATTGCAGGTATCAGTGTAAGCAATAATTAATTTGGGTTCTAATGCTTGGAGACTGGAAGCACTCAATGTGACATTTTAGGGTTTCCAGGTGTGATTGGCTGCATTGATGGAACTTACATTCCCATTATAGCTCCTTCAATAAATGAAGGAGATTATGTTAATAAGAGATCTGTCCACAGCATTAATGTAGAGCTAAGCATAAATAATACCTTTTAACTTTCCAAATTAAATATACTTTACAATACAGCTGCTGCAGCTAATTATTTGTCTTCCCCTTGAAGATCATAAGTGATGCTGAATACATGATTAGCAATGTGGAAGCAAAGTGGCCTGGGTCTGTACATGACTCTCAAATTTTTGGTGAGTCCACCCTGAGTGAAAGAGTTGCCCGTGGTGagtttatatacagtacagctTTATCCTGATCAATATTCTGCATCTGTAAATTGTATCTTGTATCATCATAGGAGAGTTTGATGGTTACCTACTGGGAGACAGAGGGTAACCCTGCCAGTGGCATCTGCTGACCCCTTACCCTGACCCCGAGCCCGGCCCACAGCAATGCTACAACGTAGCTCACTGCAAGACACTAGCTCGGGTGGAGATGACCATCGGGATACTCAAGGCCCGATTCCAGTGCCTTCGCATGCTCAGGGTCACCCCAGAAAGGGCTTGTGACATCATTGTGGCATGTGTAGTTCTACACAACATCGCCACAATCAGAGGGGAAGAATTTCCTACCCCTTTCCCTGATGATGCAGACATTAATCCCAACCACCCTGCTGATGTACAAGATGGGAGAGCTGTTAGAGACAGGTCTGCCACAATAATTTCTGACTGAAACGTCACCTCCCCAGAGTcagagaaagacaaaatgccTCTTTTTAATGATGTCTTCTTTATTTCCTGCAAGTACAAATGTTGTATAGTTAATCCTTTGTTGTTTATAAAATTAAACATCACCCACCTTTAACTGATGATCCAGcagttgtatttctctttccaAATTAGACTTCTCAATTTGGTTTTGTAGGTACACCTTATATAGTTGTTTCACAGGGAGCTATAGGAACACAAATGAAGTTGAATTTTAGTGCCATGTCTACGTAGTGTCATAGTAAGTAGTGGATGCTGAACAATATTCTTACTGAGGTAAGCTGTGCTGTGGAGGTTGATGGACCCTCTTCCTCATTAATGGACCCCGTATCATTACCAGCTCTGTTGTAGAGAAAGAAGCTGTAAGTTGGATTGCAGAACAACGTATTAACTGAAACCAAAGTTATTTTACAAAAGTGTAGACCTCAACAGGCCTCTCTGCATCTTCCCTTTCTGTGGCGGCTGATAAGGTGTCTTCATCATCCCCCTGTAGTGAAACAGAATTTCTCCCTTATATTCCACCCATTATTAACACATTGGAATATTAAGTGTAGCTACTTACACCAGCGTGGAGGTCTGTTATAGTAGAGGGCTCCACAAGACAGATTACACCATCACTAACTGGTAGAAGAAGATTAGTCAGCTAATGATTTCCCAGAACAGTGCCCCAtctaatgtttttcttttgtttaaatacagtgcatGTCTCATCACATTTTTTCTGAGTCACCTTAGAATAGATTGATATCTGAGAGCAACAGCAGCCAATTACAGAGAACTGTAGCCTATAATTGAGTGGACAGCCTTTACATCTAACATATGCCATTCATTTGAATTACTTACCTCTTATGTAGGCCCTTATGTCCTGAGGTGTGGCTGGATCTGCTGAGCTCCCTCCAGGGATGCCCTCAGCAATAGGTCGCCCACTGTTTTGACTGAGGGCCAGCTCTTCAGCCTCTGTGAgcgggggtggtggtggtccaCCACCTGTTTTACGGGCCTCAGCCTTATTTCTGTTGGCTATAATGGGGGGTCAGATTTGAACATATGCATCTCTCAAAATGTGAGTTTTCTGGATATCTAACAGTCAGTTACGTGTGACTTTCATATAGACAATATTAAGTACTGGCAGTGATGGAATTttgctttttctttgtttaggGGATTTCCCTTAAACATAGCTATCTGTCAGGACTACGGActtacaggggaaggaagcgcagaggtctgacatgctgggaagggggttttattttataataaacaataaacacaaagaaagaatggcgcggtggccaaaaatgggaaataaaggggaacaacacaaacaaacccgcaggcgtgtggtgattgccagaactgaaaatactaacacctacacggttacaatgtcaagttcacgaaactgccggagacctggaaggggcagAAACATCCggcaggattggccaccggtgttgagcacagctgcagtcaatcctgacactatCACATGTAGAATACAACCACTGAATGCAGTTTAATGACAGCAGGCTAAACAACATCACAACTGCTTGtaaataaagtgtaaaaaataaaatgtaagtcATTCCTCACCTGTTTGaactatatttttatatttcatcttTAATTGCTGCCATGTCCTTTTTGCGCCTGTTGGGTTGCACCTGTGCGCTCAAAAAACATATGGAATATGAATGTTGAATGAGTGGAACATTCAagaccaaacttttttttttttccctctaatTAATACTCATGCATTGACTTGGTCTGCAATTTTCTGCCACACAAGCTCTCtcttttgctgctgctgcagtattGCTATTTCTTCTTAAAAGATGCAAATTTTCTACATATGCAGTCATTAAAGTGTCCAATTCTAATGGGGAGAAGTAGGAGGCTCTAACTTTTTGTCCACTAGTTGTCATGGTGAATCGTTATCTGTGTTCCATTGATGAGGGCTTTTTATATCCTCATGCACGAGTGTAACTCAGGTTAACTTTGACTCAGAGATGATTGAACTAACTCGGTTGAGTTGGCCAACTGAGAGTTGAGGTTTTGACTTAGAGTTTGTTAAACCTGCTTTCTGAAACGGAAGCCCTTTCTGACGTTTACCTTTTAAAAGGTGAAATACTTGGGGAAATAATAACTTGCACGTCTGCTAGCTATCCTTTAGCtatcctttgtttttttttataacaatttttttttattttcaaacatTAATTGGTACAgcatttaaattttcttttacatctacctaacaaaaaaaattaacaaagaagcaaatgataataataatagtacttagatgaacaaaaaaaaaaaagataataataataattattattataataataaatactccaaataaataaatatctataaGATACTTGTCTGTATTTTTTCAATGCCAGAAAGTTCCACAAAGGAATCAGAGTCCAGGCTCTGcagaaaatcacaaaacaaCTTCCAAATGGACCAAAACACATGGAGTCTGTTCTTCAAAAAATAAGCAAGACATGAAGTCATCCCTTTTATCCACTGAGACACGTTAGgactttcttcatttttccaaTAGCAAGCAATTACACGTTTAGCttccaacaaacaaataatcagCAGCAATCTTTCATGTTTGGTGATTTTAAAATTCAAAGgacaaatatgtaatatacaCAGCTTGGGATCAAAAGGAATGATTTTACCAATGATTTTACTTATAAATGTTCAATATTTTAACCCAAAAACAGTT includes the following:
- the LOC114801337 gene encoding LOW QUALITY PROTEIN: putative nuclease HARBI1 (The sequence of the model RefSeq protein was modified relative to this genomic sequence to represent the inferred CDS: substituted 1 base at 1 genomic stop codon) — protein: MQEDTDEGCLGEYLYERFHFSRPSIIYLSNILSPHISNMTHHGNALRTEQILCIALHFIANASFLYNIGDAEHVSKATVCWAVRKVTLALKRPLCTFASFPGHRTTRHLKEAFHRIAGFPGVIGCIDGTYIPIIAPSINEGDYVNKRSVHSINVELSINNTCDAEYMISNVEAKWPGSVHDSQIFGESTLSERVARGEFDGYLLGDRGXPCQWHLLTPYPDPEPGPQQCYNVAHCKTLARVEMTIGILKARFQCLRMLRVTPERACDIIVACVVLHNIATIRGEEFPTPFPDDADINPNHPADVQDGRAVRDRSATIISD